Proteins co-encoded in one Aphelocoma coerulescens isolate FSJ_1873_10779 chromosome 21, UR_Acoe_1.0, whole genome shotgun sequence genomic window:
- the LOC138121294 gene encoding probable glutamate receptor isoform X2: protein MEKGLHLTICVVTAVLLLRESSQAGAGRNDDAGTDSRGAAEGLPTLTVTTILEDPYVMVRGAELEGYCMELLGALAGMLRFQYRVKVVGDGQYGAVAAGGNWTGMIGEILRREADIAVAPLTVTSAREEVVSFTTPFLQTGIGILLRKDTASQDMSFFHFLSPFSKETWTALLFAYLLTCFCLFLVARLSPCEWNEPKNEENHFTFLNSLWFGAGALALQGATPRPQALSVRVIAVVWWLFTLALLAAYIANFTALLSSGSEQLPIQTFEDLVKQRNLEFGTLEGSSTFYYFKNSKNPIHQMIYEYMEKRREHVLVKTYQEAVQRVMDSNYAFIGESISQDLAAARHCNLIRAPEVIGARGFGIATTQASPWTKPLSIAVLKLRESGDLDYLRNKWWESSCLRQSRDRWGPLEPPALGGLFLTLGIGLALGILAALAELSSSSRRAAAHAKKSCCSVFTEEICTRLRIKGTARQNQETSGKANA from the exons ATGGAGAAAGGTCTTCACCTCACGATCTGTGTGGTtacagctgtgctgctcctgaggGAATCAAGCCAGGCAG gagctgggaggaATGATGATGCT GGCACAGACTCACGGGGAGCAGCCGAGGGTCTTCCAACCCTGACTGTCACAACGATCCTG GAGGATCCGTACGTGATGGTGCGGGGAGCGGAGCTGGAGGGATACtgcatggagctgctgggagccctgGCGGGAATGCTGCGCTTCCAGTACCGGGTGAAGGTGGTGGGGGACGGCCAGTACGGAGCCGTGGCTGCCGGCGGCAACTGGACCGGGATGATCGGGGAGATCCTCCGACGG GAAGCTGACATTGCAGTGGCTCCACTGACCGTCACCTCAGCCAGGGAAGAGGTTGTGTCCTTCACCACGCCCTTCCTGCagactgggattgggatcctGCTCCGGAAGGACACAGCCTCCCAGGACATGTCTTTCTTCCACTTCCTGTCTCCTTTCAGCAAGGAGACCTGGACAGCCCTTTTATTCGCTTATCTGCTCACGTGCTTCTGCCTCTTTCTTGTTGCCAG ACTGAGCCCCTGTGAATGGAATGAGCCAAAGAATGAAGAGAACCACTTTACCTTCCTGAACAGCCTCTGGTTTGGAGCAGGAGCACTCGCCCTGCAAG gtgccaccccccGGCCCCAGGCGCTCTCGGTGCGCGTCATCGCCGTGGTCTGGTGGCTCTtcaccctggccctgctggccgcCTACATCGCCAACTTCACGGCCCTGCTGAGCTCTGGCAGCGAGCAGCTCCCCATCCAGACCTTTGAGGACCTGGTCAAGCAGAGGAATCTGGAGTTTGGGACACTGGAGGGCTCCTCGACTTTCTACTACTTCAAG AACTCCAAGAACCCCATCCACCAGATGATCTATGAGTACATGGAGAAGAGGCGGGAGCACGTTCTGGTCAAGACCTACCAGGAGGCCGTGCAGCGCGTGATGGACTCCAACTACGCCTTCATCGGCGAGTCCATCTCGCAGGACCTGGCGGCCGCCCGCCACTGCAACCTCATCAGGGCCCCCGAGGTCATCGGGGCCCGGGGCTTCGGCATCGCCACCACCCAGG CATCCCCCTGGACCAAGCCTCTGTCCATCGCCGTCCTCAAGCTGCGCGAGTCGGGCGACCTGGATTACCTGCGGAACAAGTGGTGGGAGAGCAGCTGCCTGCGGCAGAGCCGGGACCGCTGGGGGCCCCTGGAGCCGCCGGCGCTGGGGGGGCTCTTCCTCACCCTGGGCATCGGCCTCGCCCTCGGCATCCTCGCGGCGCTGGCCgagctctccagcagcagccgccgcGCGGCCGCGCACGCCAAG AAATCttgctgctctgttttcacagaagaaatCTGCACTCGTCTACGCATTAAAGGAACCGCCAGACAAAACCAGGAGACGTCAGGGAAAGCAAATGCTTAA
- the PANK4 gene encoding 4'-phosphopantetheine phosphatase yields the protein MAERGGRGSGHGSLDKSITLPPDEIFRNLENAKRFAIDIGGSLTKLAYYSTVQHKVARVRSFDHSGKDIENEPLYEISVQEEITARLHFIKFENTYIETCLDFIKDHLVNTETKVIKATGGGAYKFKDLIEKKLGLKVDKEDVMTCLIKGCNFVLRNIPHEVFVYQKDSDTEFRFQANHPNIFPYLLVNIGSGVSIVKVETEDKFEWIGGSSIGGGTFWGLGALLTKTKKFDELLQLASKGQHTNVDMLVKDVYGGAYQTLGLSGNLIASSFGKSTTADKEFSKEDMAKSLLHMISNDIGQLACLYAKLHNLDKIYFGGFFIRGHPVTMRTITYSINFFSKGEVQALFLRHEGYLGAIGAFLKGAEQDNPNQYSWGENYAGSSGLMSTSPDVYPMQRTRSGTFDMLEMDRLERPLVNLPLLKDPSTYIPDTVDLTDDAMARKYWLTCFEEALDGVAKRAAASQPDSVDAVERAEKFRQKYWNKLQTLRQQPFAYGTLTVRSLLDTREHCLNEFNFPDPYSKVKQKENGIALKCFQSVIESLDSLGWEERQFALVKGLLAGNVFDWGAKAVSDVLESEPQFGFEEAKSKLQERPWLEDSYSQWLERLKEGPPHKCALIFADNSGIDIILGVFPFVRELLSRGTEVILACNSGPALNDVTYSESLIVTERIAAMDPVIHSALRDEKLLLVQTGSSSPCLDLSRLDQGLAVLVRERQTDLVVIEGMGRAIHTNYYAVLRCESLKLAVIKNSWLADRLGGKIFSVIFKYEVPCK from the exons atggcggagcggggcgggcgcggcagCGGTCACGGCAGCCTGGACAAGAGCATCACCCTCCCGCCCGACGAGATCTTCCGCAACCTGGAGAACGCCAAGCGCTTCGCCATAGACATCG GTGGTTCATTAACCAAGTTGGCTTATTACTCAACTGTACAGCACAAAGTGGCAAGAGTGAGATCCTTTGATCATTCTGGAAAG gaCATAGAAAATGAACCTTTGTATGAAATATCTGTTCAGGAGGAGATTACAGCTCGACTTCACTTCATTAAATTTGAAAACACTTACATTGAAACCTGCCTAGATTTCATCAAAGACCATCTTGTCAATACAGAGACAAAAGTTATCAAAGCCACGGGTGGTGGTGCCTATAAATTCAAAGACCTTATTGAGAAGAAACTGGGGTTGAA AGTTGATAAGGAAGATGTAATGACCTGCCTAATTAAGGGGTGCAACTTTGTGCTGAGGAACATCCCTCATGAGGTGTTTGTGTACCAGAAGGattcagacacagaattccGGTTCCAGGCAAACCACCCCAACATTTTCCCTTATTTGCTGGTGAACATTGGCTCAGGGGTCTCCATAGTGAAG GTAGAAACAGAAGACAAATTCGAATGGATTGGGGGCAGCTCAATTGGAGGTGGAACCTTCTGGGGTCTTGGAGCTCTGCTCACCAAAACAAAG AAATTTGATGAGTTGCTGCAATTGGCCTCAAAGGGACAGCACACCAACGTGGACATGCTGGTGAAGGATGTGTATGGAGGTGCCTACCAGACCCTGGGGCTCAGTGGGAATCTCATTGCCAGCAGCTTTGGGAAGTCCACCACAGCAGACAAAG aaTTTTCCAAAGAAGACATGGCCAAAAGTTTGCTCCACATGATCAGCAATGACATTGGTCAGCTGGCCTGCCTCTATGCCAAACTGCACAACCTGGATAAAATCTATTTTGGAGGGTTCTTTATCCGGGGCCACCCCGTCACCATGCGCACAATAACCTACAGCATCAACTTCTTCTCCAAG GGAGAGGTTCAGGCATTGTTCCTGAGACATGAAGGCTACCTGGGAGCCATTGGGGCATTTTTAAAAGGAGCTGAACAAGACA aTCCAAACCAGTACAGCTGGGGAGAGAATTATGCTGGGAGTTCTGGGCTTATGAGCACATCCCCTGATGTTTACCCCATGCAGAGAACACGGAGTGGTACA TTTGATATGCTGGAAATGGACAGATTGGAGAGACCACTTGTTAACCTGCCACTGCTGAAAGACCCCTCCACTTATATCCCAGACACTGTTGACCTCACAGATGATGCCATGGCCAGAAAATACTGGCTCACCTGCTTTGAGGAGGCACTGGATGGG GTGGCAAAGCGAGCTGCAGCCAGTCAGCCAGACTCTGTGGATGCAGTGGAGAGAGCTGAGAAATTCCGCCAGAAATACTGGAATAAGCTGCAGACACTCAGGCAGCAGCCCTT TGCATATGGTACCTTAACAGTCAGAAGTCTCTTGGATACAAGGGAACACTGTTTGAATGAGTTCAATTTTCCAGATCCCTATTCCAAG gtaaagcagaaagaaaacggAATAGCCTTAAAGTGTTTCCAGAGCGTGATCGAGTCCCTGGActccctgggctgggaggagaGGCAGTTTGCACTGGTGAAAGGACTTCTGGCAGGGAATGTCTTTGACTGGGGAGCAAAGGCAGTCTCAGA tGTCCTGGAGTCTGAGCCACAGTTTGGGTTTGAAGAAGCCAAGTCAAAGCTCCAAG AACGTCCCTGGTTGGAAGATTCCTACAGCCAGTGGCTGGAGCGACTGAAG GAGGGTCCCCCTCATAAATGTGCCTTAATTTTCGCAGATAACAGTGGGATAGACATAATTTTAGGAGTCTTTCCTTTTGTCCGAGAGCTCCTTTCTAGAGGGACAGAG GTGATTTTGGCCTGTAACTCTGGCCCTGCCCTCAACGACGTCACCTACAGCGAGTCCCTGATCGTGACCGAGCGCATCGCGGCCATGGACCCCGTGATCCA CTCTGCACTGAGGGATGAGAAGCTGCTGTTGGTTCAGACGGGCTCCAGTTCTCCATGCCTGGATCTGAG CCGCCTGGACCAGGGCCTGGCGGTGCTGGTGCGGGAGCGGCAGACGGACCTGGTGGTCATCGAGGGCATGGGCAGGGCCATCCACACCAACTACTACGCCGTGCTCAGGTGTGAGAGCCTCAAGCTGGCCGTCATCAAGAACTCGTGGCTCGCTGACCGCCTCGGGGGCAAAATCTTCAGCGTCATCTTCAAGTACGAAGTGCCCTGTAAATGA
- the LOC138121295 gene encoding transcription factor HES-5-like, which produces MAPSNALMIHMEEKLLPKEKNKLRKPVVEKMRRDRINSSIEQLKLLLEKEFQRHQPNSKLEKADILEVAVSYLKQQSQLQDQKTFIHKNPEQDFNSGYLRCLKEAMHFLSYYEPKKETQVQLIKHFCKAQLGADASYSPALRGSPLSPCVFPRKQPAQKSVAAAPTIWRPW; this is translated from the exons gctgccaaaggaaaagaataaa CTGAGGAAGCCGGTGGTGGAGAAAATGCGCCGGGACCGGATTAACAGCAGCATCGAGCAGCTGAAACTGCTCCTGGAGAAGGAGTTTCAGAGGCACCAGCCCAACTCCAAGCTGGAGAAAGCCGACATCCTGGAAGTGGCTGTCAGCTACCTGaagcagcagagccagctgcAGGACCAAAAAA cattcaTCCACAAGAACCCAGAGCAGGACTTTAACAGCGGGTACCTGCGGTGCCTCAAGGAAGCGATGCACTTTCTGTCCTACTACGAGCCCAAGAAGGAGACCCAGGTCCAGCTCATCAAGCACTTCTGCAAGGCTCAGCTGGGCGCAGATGCCTCGTACTCTCCAGCTCTGCGTGGCTCCCCCCTGTCTCCCTGCGTGTTTCCCAGAAAACAGCCTGCCCAGAAGAGCGTGGCTGCTGCTCCGACCATCTGGAGACCCTGGTAG
- the LOC138121294 gene encoding probable glutamate receptor isoform X1: protein MEKGLHLTICVVTAVLLLRESSQAGAGRNDDAVSKGTDSRGAAEGLPTLTVTTILEDPYVMVRGAELEGYCMELLGALAGMLRFQYRVKVVGDGQYGAVAAGGNWTGMIGEILRREADIAVAPLTVTSAREEVVSFTTPFLQTGIGILLRKDTASQDMSFFHFLSPFSKETWTALLFAYLLTCFCLFLVARLSPCEWNEPKNEENHFTFLNSLWFGAGALALQGATPRPQALSVRVIAVVWWLFTLALLAAYIANFTALLSSGSEQLPIQTFEDLVKQRNLEFGTLEGSSTFYYFKNSKNPIHQMIYEYMEKRREHVLVKTYQEAVQRVMDSNYAFIGESISQDLAAARHCNLIRAPEVIGARGFGIATTQASPWTKPLSIAVLKLRESGDLDYLRNKWWESSCLRQSRDRWGPLEPPALGGLFLTLGIGLALGILAALAELSSSSRRAAAHAKKSCCSVFTEEICTRLRIKGTARQNQETSGKANA from the exons ATGGAGAAAGGTCTTCACCTCACGATCTGTGTGGTtacagctgtgctgctcctgaggGAATCAAGCCAGGCAG gagctgggaggaATGATGATGCTGTGAGTAAG GGCACAGACTCACGGGGAGCAGCCGAGGGTCTTCCAACCCTGACTGTCACAACGATCCTG GAGGATCCGTACGTGATGGTGCGGGGAGCGGAGCTGGAGGGATACtgcatggagctgctgggagccctgGCGGGAATGCTGCGCTTCCAGTACCGGGTGAAGGTGGTGGGGGACGGCCAGTACGGAGCCGTGGCTGCCGGCGGCAACTGGACCGGGATGATCGGGGAGATCCTCCGACGG GAAGCTGACATTGCAGTGGCTCCACTGACCGTCACCTCAGCCAGGGAAGAGGTTGTGTCCTTCACCACGCCCTTCCTGCagactgggattgggatcctGCTCCGGAAGGACACAGCCTCCCAGGACATGTCTTTCTTCCACTTCCTGTCTCCTTTCAGCAAGGAGACCTGGACAGCCCTTTTATTCGCTTATCTGCTCACGTGCTTCTGCCTCTTTCTTGTTGCCAG ACTGAGCCCCTGTGAATGGAATGAGCCAAAGAATGAAGAGAACCACTTTACCTTCCTGAACAGCCTCTGGTTTGGAGCAGGAGCACTCGCCCTGCAAG gtgccaccccccGGCCCCAGGCGCTCTCGGTGCGCGTCATCGCCGTGGTCTGGTGGCTCTtcaccctggccctgctggccgcCTACATCGCCAACTTCACGGCCCTGCTGAGCTCTGGCAGCGAGCAGCTCCCCATCCAGACCTTTGAGGACCTGGTCAAGCAGAGGAATCTGGAGTTTGGGACACTGGAGGGCTCCTCGACTTTCTACTACTTCAAG AACTCCAAGAACCCCATCCACCAGATGATCTATGAGTACATGGAGAAGAGGCGGGAGCACGTTCTGGTCAAGACCTACCAGGAGGCCGTGCAGCGCGTGATGGACTCCAACTACGCCTTCATCGGCGAGTCCATCTCGCAGGACCTGGCGGCCGCCCGCCACTGCAACCTCATCAGGGCCCCCGAGGTCATCGGGGCCCGGGGCTTCGGCATCGCCACCACCCAGG CATCCCCCTGGACCAAGCCTCTGTCCATCGCCGTCCTCAAGCTGCGCGAGTCGGGCGACCTGGATTACCTGCGGAACAAGTGGTGGGAGAGCAGCTGCCTGCGGCAGAGCCGGGACCGCTGGGGGCCCCTGGAGCCGCCGGCGCTGGGGGGGCTCTTCCTCACCCTGGGCATCGGCCTCGCCCTCGGCATCCTCGCGGCGCTGGCCgagctctccagcagcagccgccgcGCGGCCGCGCACGCCAAG AAATCttgctgctctgttttcacagaagaaatCTGCACTCGTCTACGCATTAAAGGAACCGCCAGACAAAACCAGGAGACGTCAGGGAAAGCAAATGCTTAA
- the LOC138121294 gene encoding probable glutamate receptor isoform X3 — protein sequence MVRGAELEGYCMELLGALAGMLRFQYRVKVVGDGQYGAVAAGGNWTGMIGEILRREADIAVAPLTVTSAREEVVSFTTPFLQTGIGILLRKDTASQDMSFFHFLSPFSKETWTALLFAYLLTCFCLFLVARLSPCEWNEPKNEENHFTFLNSLWFGAGALALQGATPRPQALSVRVIAVVWWLFTLALLAAYIANFTALLSSGSEQLPIQTFEDLVKQRNLEFGTLEGSSTFYYFKNSKNPIHQMIYEYMEKRREHVLVKTYQEAVQRVMDSNYAFIGESISQDLAAARHCNLIRAPEVIGARGFGIATTQASPWTKPLSIAVLKLRESGDLDYLRNKWWESSCLRQSRDRWGPLEPPALGGLFLTLGIGLALGILAALAELSSSSRRAAAHAKKSCCSVFTEEICTRLRIKGTARQNQETSGKANA from the exons ATGGTGCGGGGAGCGGAGCTGGAGGGATACtgcatggagctgctgggagccctgGCGGGAATGCTGCGCTTCCAGTACCGGGTGAAGGTGGTGGGGGACGGCCAGTACGGAGCCGTGGCTGCCGGCGGCAACTGGACCGGGATGATCGGGGAGATCCTCCGACGG GAAGCTGACATTGCAGTGGCTCCACTGACCGTCACCTCAGCCAGGGAAGAGGTTGTGTCCTTCACCACGCCCTTCCTGCagactgggattgggatcctGCTCCGGAAGGACACAGCCTCCCAGGACATGTCTTTCTTCCACTTCCTGTCTCCTTTCAGCAAGGAGACCTGGACAGCCCTTTTATTCGCTTATCTGCTCACGTGCTTCTGCCTCTTTCTTGTTGCCAG ACTGAGCCCCTGTGAATGGAATGAGCCAAAGAATGAAGAGAACCACTTTACCTTCCTGAACAGCCTCTGGTTTGGAGCAGGAGCACTCGCCCTGCAAG gtgccaccccccGGCCCCAGGCGCTCTCGGTGCGCGTCATCGCCGTGGTCTGGTGGCTCTtcaccctggccctgctggccgcCTACATCGCCAACTTCACGGCCCTGCTGAGCTCTGGCAGCGAGCAGCTCCCCATCCAGACCTTTGAGGACCTGGTCAAGCAGAGGAATCTGGAGTTTGGGACACTGGAGGGCTCCTCGACTTTCTACTACTTCAAG AACTCCAAGAACCCCATCCACCAGATGATCTATGAGTACATGGAGAAGAGGCGGGAGCACGTTCTGGTCAAGACCTACCAGGAGGCCGTGCAGCGCGTGATGGACTCCAACTACGCCTTCATCGGCGAGTCCATCTCGCAGGACCTGGCGGCCGCCCGCCACTGCAACCTCATCAGGGCCCCCGAGGTCATCGGGGCCCGGGGCTTCGGCATCGCCACCACCCAGG CATCCCCCTGGACCAAGCCTCTGTCCATCGCCGTCCTCAAGCTGCGCGAGTCGGGCGACCTGGATTACCTGCGGAACAAGTGGTGGGAGAGCAGCTGCCTGCGGCAGAGCCGGGACCGCTGGGGGCCCCTGGAGCCGCCGGCGCTGGGGGGGCTCTTCCTCACCCTGGGCATCGGCCTCGCCCTCGGCATCCTCGCGGCGCTGGCCgagctctccagcagcagccgccgcGCGGCCGCGCACGCCAAG AAATCttgctgctctgttttcacagaagaaatCTGCACTCGTCTACGCATTAAAGGAACCGCCAGACAAAACCAGGAGACGTCAGGGAAAGCAAATGCTTAA